One segment of Deltaproteobacteria bacterium DNA contains the following:
- a CDS encoding SurA N-terminal domain-containing protein → MLQVIRKNLKHLSILVWVGIAAFVVGGAFLFVSGPFHMGEDVVAKVNKTTITMEDFQNTYRRLYRFYSQLLSNNFTDEDLKKLNLKQKAVDILIERALFIQEAKKRNIKATNEEVQKTIENMSIFWDKPGHFSQQRYLNILKTNGVQPRNFEASLKTDIIIDKLKNSVASKVFVSDNEIKNYIDENYTPIRLAYVKLDRKSLVKDIKPQTKDVKSFYDKHKNTFKLPVKMKIIYTEITPKFVEKNIKIDDKKISNYYKKHQSQFTVPEKREVYHILIKIPPRDNDKEWQKGKEKINKIYRELKSGKNFATLAKRYSEDPFSKKKSGYLGYITRNAVVEEFGNTVFHLKKGEMSKPFKTIYGYHIVKVTDINPKHILPFEDVKEKIAQKLRVEESKKNIFREAKKMQVELRGKPKDFEQIVQSKGLKATKTGFFSIRDVKEPLNKDIIEQSLYMDKGKVSAPVKSGKNYIVFRLLDKKPAYIPSFEKIKEKVIEKYKEEKSKELLKNKAMEMKKILSSRDIKNLAVKEKLKLEQTAYFSKMSGTVKITCLKNNVFSLKKKEGDFCISNGIAYIYQLKERKTLDKKEYDELKNETRKKLEQKERETAIQDFLKQLKTKAKIRINEKALS, encoded by the coding sequence TCACTATGGAAGATTTTCAAAATACATACAGGCGCCTGTATCGTTTCTATTCCCAGCTTCTTTCCAACAATTTCACCGATGAAGACCTAAAAAAGCTAAATTTAAAGCAAAAGGCAGTAGACATATTAATAGAAAGAGCACTTTTTATTCAAGAAGCTAAAAAGAGAAATATAAAGGCAACAAATGAGGAGGTGCAGAAAACAATAGAAAACATGAGTATTTTCTGGGACAAACCCGGGCATTTCTCACAACAAAGGTATCTTAATATATTAAAGACCAATGGCGTTCAGCCCAGAAACTTTGAGGCTTCCCTAAAAACAGACATAATTATAGATAAACTAAAGAACAGTGTAGCATCAAAAGTCTTTGTCAGTGATAACGAAATAAAGAATTATATTGACGAAAATTATACTCCAATCAGATTAGCTTATGTAAAGTTAGATAGAAAGTCATTGGTAAAAGACATCAAACCCCAAACAAAAGATGTAAAATCTTTCTACGATAAACATAAAAATACCTTCAAACTACCTGTAAAAATGAAGATTATATATACAGAAATCACACCGAAATTTGTAGAGAAAAATATAAAGATCGATGATAAGAAAATATCAAATTACTATAAGAAACACCAAAGCCAATTTACCGTTCCAGAGAAAAGAGAGGTATATCATATACTGATAAAAATTCCCCCCAGAGATAATGATAAAGAATGGCAAAAAGGAAAAGAAAAGATAAACAAAATCTATAGAGAATTAAAGAGTGGGAAAAATTTCGCAACATTGGCAAAGAGATATTCGGAAGATCCTTTCTCAAAAAAGAAAAGCGGCTATTTGGGTTATATAACGAGGAATGCAGTAGTAGAAGAATTTGGAAATACTGTTTTTCATTTGAAGAAAGGAGAAATGTCCAAACCATTCAAGACAATCTATGGGTATCATATTGTAAAGGTCACAGATATAAATCCGAAACATATTTTGCCATTTGAAGATGTAAAAGAAAAAATCGCCCAAAAATTACGCGTGGAAGAGTCGAAAAAGAACATTTTTAGAGAAGCAAAAAAAATGCAGGTTGAGTTGAGGGGAAAGCCTAAAGATTTTGAACAAATCGTGCAATCAAAAGGATTAAAAGCAACAAAAACAGGGTTTTTCTCCATAAGAGATGTAAAAGAGCCTTTAAATAAAGATATAATTGAACAGTCTTTGTATATGGACAAAGGAAAAGTGAGTGCCCCGGTAAAATCGGGTAAAAATTACATTGTGTTCAGGCTATTAGATAAAAAGCCAGCATACATTCCGTCATTCGAAAAGATCAAGGAAAAAGTGATAGAAAAATACAAAGAAGAGAAATCTAAAGAGCTGCTCAAAAATAAAGCAATGGAAATGAAGAAAATCTTATCATCAAGGGACATAAAAAACTTAGCAGTTAAGGAAAAATTAAAATTAGAGCAAACAGCTTACTTTAGCAAAATGAGTGGAACAGTTAAAATTACATGTTTAAAAAACAATGTATTTTCTTTAAAGAAAAAAGAAGGCGATTTTTGTATATCTAATGGAATCGCTTATATTTATCAGCTAAAAGAAAGAAAAACACTAGATAAAAAAGAATATGACGAATTAAAAAATGAAACAAGGAAAAAGCTTGAACAAAAAGAAAGAGAAACAGCAATACAAGATTTCCTAAAACAGCTCAAAACCAAAGCAAAGATCAGGATAAATGAAAAAGCGCTCAGTTAA